The Caulobacter sp. FWC26 genome contains a region encoding:
- a CDS encoding peptidoglycan-binding protein, with the protein MTAASPWSVKGIDPKAREVAKDLARRSGMTLGEWLNRMIIEGDGLGADARPGSDEAPNRAYLEIVKEDAPPRIEIAEHPADEVGRVALALDRLTQRIEAAEGRNAAAITGIDHSVRDALARLGQSEREQIAVAARFEGAVDELKTEQARTTERLRRIEAEAAGPRSAEALRALEGALGKVAGHLYEGEARTREAIATLEARLNQQVASDPSALVDAVVARLGERLEAAESRTSEALRELGSSFQALDQRLGAVESANPASGVQERLDSLAATLTQKMEAARLEMAAKLRESADGRFDRMERKLGEMAAHVQAAEQRSAQAIERMGREIVGVADAFNRRVHAAESRNASAIEQVGGEVARIAASVEHKLNRADSVQAQALEKLGGEIARITEKLAERIGSAERRNALAIDDVGEQVARVTERLNQRHERSSQELVDRIRQSEERTLRMLEEAREKIDSRLSDAQRKLEAAAPPSAPIAPAAPTRPAAPTPSPFDDSYFSQAASFSTVDDEEEVFDPPPTPARSFEVEAFPAVEPEDRGFAQDDYAIADGFEPEGQRYEVEQEVSDFAPAQPTRPMSTRDIIEQARAAARAAAASEGKSPSKGKADKAAKKEKSPKSSGSLFSGFGGFSTKKSKARLGATLSTAFIVFAAAGALGAGVGGLLLLNTEGSNTAPSRVAQAIAGRKADVEVNGPEADTTPGAPRAAVALATGQVAPTPVDATAAPPTNESKALFEDAVRKIESGDRTGVELLKRAANGGYPAAQFYLSKMYEGGKNGVKVDMAQARRWSERAANGGDPRAMHNLALYYFKGEGGPRNSTTAATWFRKAADMGLVDSQFNLAQLYESGLGVSQNPAEAYKWYVIAGRAGDSTARGRANALRSQLTAEAQQTADRSALAFRPQTQVQTAGLSAAAPAAANANLGLAQRVLSQLGYYQGPRDGVSSPALRMAISAYQRDQGLPATGAVDGETLNRLSVYAR; encoded by the coding sequence ATGACGGCGGCGTCGCCATGGAGCGTTAAGGGGATTGACCCCAAGGCACGGGAGGTCGCGAAAGACCTCGCGCGTCGCTCCGGCATGACTCTGGGTGAGTGGCTCAACCGCATGATCATCGAGGGCGATGGTCTGGGCGCCGACGCGCGTCCAGGCTCCGACGAGGCCCCGAACCGCGCCTATCTCGAGATCGTCAAAGAGGACGCGCCTCCGCGTATCGAGATCGCCGAACATCCCGCCGATGAGGTTGGCCGCGTCGCGTTGGCGCTGGACCGTCTGACCCAGCGCATCGAGGCCGCCGAGGGCCGCAACGCCGCAGCCATCACCGGCATCGACCATTCCGTCCGTGACGCTCTGGCCCGGCTGGGTCAGTCGGAGCGTGAGCAGATCGCCGTCGCCGCGAGGTTTGAAGGCGCTGTCGATGAACTGAAGACTGAACAGGCCCGGACGACCGAACGCCTACGCCGGATCGAGGCCGAAGCGGCGGGCCCGCGCTCGGCCGAGGCGCTGCGCGCGCTGGAAGGGGCCTTGGGCAAGGTCGCTGGCCACCTTTACGAGGGCGAGGCCAGGACCCGCGAGGCCATCGCGACGCTGGAGGCACGGCTGAACCAGCAGGTCGCCAGCGATCCGAGCGCTCTGGTCGACGCCGTCGTCGCTCGCCTGGGTGAACGGCTGGAAGCCGCCGAGAGCCGCACCAGCGAAGCTCTGCGCGAGCTGGGAAGCTCGTTCCAGGCGCTGGATCAGCGTCTGGGCGCGGTGGAGAGCGCCAACCCCGCGTCGGGGGTTCAGGAGCGACTGGACAGCCTCGCGGCCACCCTCACGCAAAAGATGGAAGCCGCGCGCCTTGAGATGGCGGCGAAGCTTCGCGAAAGCGCTGACGGTCGCTTTGACCGGATGGAGCGCAAGCTGGGCGAGATGGCGGCCCATGTTCAGGCCGCCGAACAGCGCTCGGCTCAAGCCATTGAGCGGATGGGGCGCGAGATCGTCGGCGTGGCCGACGCCTTCAACCGTCGCGTTCACGCTGCCGAAAGCCGTAACGCCAGCGCCATTGAGCAGGTCGGCGGCGAGGTCGCGCGCATCGCGGCCAGCGTCGAACACAAGCTCAACCGCGCCGACAGCGTACAGGCCCAAGCCCTTGAAAAGCTGGGCGGTGAGATCGCCCGGATCACCGAAAAGCTGGCCGAGCGGATCGGCAGCGCCGAGCGTCGCAACGCCCTGGCCATCGACGATGTCGGCGAGCAGGTGGCCCGCGTCACCGAACGCCTGAACCAACGCCACGAACGCTCCAGCCAGGAGCTGGTGGATCGGATTCGCCAAAGCGAGGAGCGCACGCTCCGGATGCTCGAGGAGGCGCGCGAGAAGATCGACAGCCGTCTATCCGACGCGCAGCGCAAGCTGGAAGCGGCCGCGCCGCCGTCGGCGCCGATCGCCCCGGCCGCGCCGACACGACCCGCCGCTCCGACGCCGTCGCCGTTTGACGACAGCTACTTCAGCCAGGCCGCATCGTTCAGCACGGTCGACGACGAGGAAGAGGTCTTCGACCCGCCGCCGACGCCCGCCCGGAGCTTTGAGGTTGAGGCGTTTCCGGCCGTTGAGCCCGAGGACCGAGGTTTCGCTCAGGACGACTACGCCATCGCCGACGGCTTCGAGCCCGAAGGTCAGCGCTACGAGGTCGAGCAAGAGGTTTCCGACTTCGCGCCGGCCCAACCGACCCGCCCGATGTCGACTCGCGACATCATCGAGCAGGCGCGCGCCGCCGCGCGCGCGGCCGCCGCGTCGGAAGGCAAGAGCCCAAGCAAGGGCAAGGCCGACAAGGCCGCCAAGAAGGAAAAAAGTCCCAAGTCCAGCGGCTCGCTGTTCAGCGGCTTTGGCGGGTTCTCGACCAAGAAGTCCAAGGCGCGCCTGGGGGCGACCCTGAGCACGGCGTTCATCGTGTTCGCCGCCGCCGGCGCCTTGGGCGCGGGCGTAGGGGGGCTGCTGCTCCTGAACACGGAAGGTTCGAACACCGCGCCGAGCCGCGTCGCTCAGGCGATCGCCGGGCGCAAGGCGGATGTCGAAGTCAACGGACCCGAAGCTGACACCACGCCGGGCGCGCCGCGCGCAGCTGTTGCTCTGGCGACGGGACAGGTTGCGCCCACGCCGGTCGACGCGACCGCTGCGCCGCCGACGAACGAGTCGAAGGCTCTGTTCGAAGACGCGGTCCGCAAGATCGAGTCGGGTGACCGGACCGGTGTCGAGCTGCTGAAGCGCGCCGCGAACGGCGGCTATCCGGCCGCGCAGTTCTATCTCTCAAAGATGTACGAGGGCGGAAAGAACGGCGTGAAGGTCGACATGGCCCAGGCCCGGCGCTGGAGTGAGCGCGCGGCCAACGGCGGTGACCCGCGCGCCATGCACAACCTGGCGCTCTACTACTTCAAGGGCGAGGGCGGTCCCCGCAATTCGACCACCGCCGCGACCTGGTTCCGCAAGGCCGCCGACATGGGCCTCGTCGACAGCCAGTTCAATCTCGCGCAGTTGTACGAGAGCGGCCTTGGCGTCAGCCAGAACCCCGCCGAGGCCTACAAGTGGTACGTGATCGCGGGGCGGGCCGGCGACTCGACCGCCCGTGGCCGCGCCAACGCGCTGCGCTCGCAACTGACCGCGGAAGCTCAGCAGACCGCCGATCGCTCGGCCTTGGCCTTCCGTCCGCAGACGCAAGTTCAGACCGCAGGTCTATCGGCCGCCGCGCCGGCCGCCGCCAACGCCAATCTGGGTCTGGCTCAACGTGTTCTGTCGCAGCTGGGCTACTATCAAGGTCCTCGGGACGGTGTTTCGTCCCCGGCGCTGCGAATGGCGATCTCGGCCTACCAGCGCGATCAGGGTCTGCCCGCCACCGGCGCGGTGGATGGCGAGACGCTCAATCGACTGTCGGTCTACGCGCGCTGA
- a CDS encoding DUF3429 domain-containing protein: protein MNESAGGRTPVPPAAWVFGLSTLIPFFLASGLFCYGPAAIQKSALLGLLAYSAAMVSYFGGVRTGLEIENPSPRWSVLGISLLFPLAGFGLLLGELKFEPAWQLSGFLLVFLLQWVWDVTDHEGPGWRPRMRTLLTAGAAISLAFSLEQALHM, encoded by the coding sequence ATGAACGAGTCCGCGGGCGGGCGGACGCCGGTTCCTCCGGCGGCGTGGGTCTTTGGTCTTTCGACCTTGATCCCCTTCTTCTTGGCGTCGGGTCTGTTCTGTTACGGCCCCGCCGCGATTCAGAAATCCGCGCTGCTGGGGCTGCTGGCCTACTCTGCGGCGATGGTCTCCTACTTCGGCGGGGTCCGCACGGGCCTGGAGATCGAGAACCCCAGCCCCCGCTGGTCGGTGTTGGGCATTTCGCTGCTGTTTCCGCTCGCCGGCTTTGGCTTGCTGCTCGGCGAGCTGAAGTTCGAGCCCGCCTGGCAGCTGTCGGGATTCCTGCTGGTGTTCCTGCTGCAATGGGTCTGGGACGTCACCGACCATGAGGGACCAGGCTGGCGTCCGCGCATGCGCACCTTGTTGACCGCCGGGGCGGCCATCTCTCTAGCCTTTTCCCTGGAGCAGGCCCTGCACATGTGA
- the pdeM gene encoding ligase-associated DNA damage response endonuclease PdeM yields the protein MTRFEPSACGGLRVALANVEVMLRWSGAMWIEGERTLIVADLHFEKGSSYAARFGQMLPPYDTRETLDRLDREIAQLAPERLIFLGDSFHDGQGETRLATEDYRRVEGLAVGRELIWAVGNHDLEGPQSLPGDVIDEANIAGLVLRHEPLAGAQPGEVAGHLHPAAKVSSGRATVRRRCFVTDGARIVLPAFGAYTGGLNVLDKAFSNLFEGPVMAGALGPRRVHAVGAKSLRPD from the coding sequence ATGACCCGCTTCGAACCCTCCGCATGCGGTGGCCTGCGCGTGGCCCTGGCCAATGTCGAGGTGATGCTGCGCTGGTCCGGCGCGATGTGGATCGAGGGCGAGCGCACGCTGATCGTGGCCGATCTGCACTTCGAAAAAGGCAGCAGCTACGCCGCGCGGTTTGGTCAGATGCTGCCGCCCTACGACACGCGCGAGACTCTCGACCGGCTCGATCGCGAGATCGCTCAGCTTGCGCCTGAGCGGCTGATCTTTCTCGGCGACAGCTTCCATGACGGCCAGGGCGAAACTCGGCTAGCGACGGAAGATTACCGACGCGTCGAAGGGCTAGCTGTGGGACGCGAGCTGATCTGGGCGGTCGGCAACCATGATCTGGAGGGCCCGCAATCGCTGCCAGGCGATGTTATCGATGAGGCCAATATCGCGGGTCTCGTTCTGCGGCATGAACCCCTGGCCGGCGCGCAGCCCGGCGAAGTGGCCGGCCACCTGCATCCTGCGGCCAAGGTTTCCAGCGGACGGGCCACGGTGCGCCGGCGCTGCTTCGTCACGGACGGCGCCCGCATCGTGCTGCCAGCCTTCGGCGCCTATACGGGGGGTCTGAATGTCCTGGACAAGGCGTTCTCGAACCTCTTCGAGGGGCCGGTCATGGCCGGCGCCCTGGGGCCGCGCCGGGTGCACGCGGTGGGCGCGAAATCCTTGAGACCCGACTGA
- a CDS encoding ligase-associated DNA damage response DEXH box helicase, which produces MSAANALPPRFQAWFAKRGWTPREHQLAMLVKARAGRGALLIAPTGGGKTLAGFLPSLIELAERAPRNTPAGVHTLYISPLKALAVDVERNLLTPIREMGLPIVAESRTGDTGESRKARQKVRPPDILLTTPEQLALFCAWEGAREYFSDLSCVIIDEAHAIWPSKRGDLLALGLARLQQFAPRMRRVGLSATVDDPDLVRKWLGANKSPLPEGEDCSIDLVLGSGGAQPVVEVLVSGGRVPWAGHTAEHAMAEVYEIIKGSKTALVFVNTRFQAEFAFQRLWELNDEGLPIALHHGSLSAEQRRKVEAAMARGELRAVVCTSTLDMGIDWGDVDLVIQLAAPKGASRMVQRIGRANHRLDEPSRALFVPASRFEMLECRAAADAILENHLDGEPPRIGALDVLAQHVMGCACSEPFKLTDLYDEVRSAGPYADLSWEDFEAVVDFVSTGGYALRTYDKFRRIVQTADGLWTARNAQARQQHRMNVGAIISPATINIRIGGGRKPVGGRKIGEAEEGYFEQLTPGDTFVFAGQVWRYNSLVGADAFVSPAPNDDPKMPSWGGSKFPLSTYLAGRVRQMMHDEREWGALPGDVQEWLSWQKTRSAIPSEGEMLLETFPRGKRFHMVCYPFDGRLAHTTLAMLLTRRLDRLGVGPLGFVCNDYALNLWSLRPMDELDLDELFAQDMLGDDLEAWLDESFMMKRSFKHCALIAGLIERRHPGAEKSGRQVTFSTDLIYDVLRKHQPDHLMLRCARFDAATGLLDIARLGDMLTRVRGHIRHVALDRVSPFAVPMMLEIGRERAPGDAAGEMILAEAEEDLIAEARP; this is translated from the coding sequence ATGTCTGCGGCGAACGCCCTTCCCCCCCGGTTCCAGGCCTGGTTCGCCAAGCGCGGGTGGACCCCGCGCGAACATCAGCTCGCCATGCTGGTAAAGGCGCGGGCCGGTCGCGGAGCCTTGCTGATCGCGCCGACGGGGGGCGGCAAGACGCTCGCCGGCTTCCTGCCCAGCCTGATCGAGCTGGCCGAGCGTGCGCCCCGCAACACCCCCGCCGGCGTCCACACCCTCTACATCTCGCCCCTGAAGGCGCTGGCGGTCGATGTCGAGCGTAACCTTCTGACGCCGATCCGCGAGATGGGCCTGCCGATCGTAGCCGAGAGCCGCACCGGCGACACCGGCGAGAGCCGCAAGGCCCGCCAGAAAGTCCGTCCGCCCGACATCCTGCTGACGACGCCCGAGCAACTGGCCCTGTTCTGCGCCTGGGAAGGCGCGCGGGAGTACTTTTCCGACCTTTCCTGCGTCATCATCGACGAGGCTCACGCGATCTGGCCCAGCAAGCGCGGCGATCTTTTGGCGTTGGGCCTGGCGCGCCTGCAGCAGTTCGCACCGAGGATGCGGCGGGTCGGCTTGTCGGCGACGGTCGATGATCCGGACTTGGTGAGGAAGTGGCTAGGCGCAAACAAAAGCCCTCTCCCTGAAGGGGAGGATTGCTCCATCGACCTCGTCCTCGGCTCAGGCGGCGCGCAGCCGGTGGTCGAAGTGCTGGTGTCAGGCGGACGCGTCCCATGGGCTGGCCATACGGCCGAGCACGCCATGGCCGAGGTCTATGAGATCATCAAGGGATCCAAGACCGCCCTCGTCTTCGTCAACACCCGCTTCCAGGCCGAATTCGCCTTTCAACGCCTGTGGGAGCTGAACGACGAGGGTCTGCCGATCGCCTTGCATCACGGGAGTCTCTCGGCGGAGCAGCGGCGCAAGGTCGAGGCGGCGATGGCGCGCGGGGAGCTGCGGGCGGTGGTCTGCACCTCGACTCTCGACATGGGGATCGACTGGGGCGACGTGGATCTCGTCATTCAGCTGGCCGCGCCCAAGGGGGCCTCGCGGATGGTCCAGCGTATCGGCCGCGCCAACCACCGCCTGGACGAGCCGAGCCGCGCCCTGTTCGTGCCGGCCAGCCGCTTCGAGATGCTGGAATGCCGCGCCGCCGCCGACGCGATCCTGGAAAACCATCTCGACGGCGAACCGCCGCGCATCGGCGCCCTCGACGTGCTGGCCCAGCATGTGATGGGCTGCGCCTGCTCCGAACCGTTCAAGCTGACCGACCTCTATGACGAGGTCCGTTCTGCGGGACCTTACGCGGATCTGAGCTGGGAGGATTTCGAGGCCGTCGTCGACTTTGTCTCGACCGGCGGCTACGCCCTGCGCACCTACGACAAGTTTCGCCGGATCGTGCAGACCGCCGATGGCTTGTGGACCGCGCGCAACGCCCAGGCGCGGCAGCAACACCGGATGAACGTCGGAGCCATCATCTCCCCGGCCACGATCAACATCCGGATCGGCGGGGGCCGCAAACCGGTGGGCGGCCGCAAGATCGGTGAGGCCGAGGAAGGCTATTTCGAGCAACTGACGCCCGGCGACACTTTCGTCTTCGCCGGTCAGGTCTGGCGCTACAACAGCCTTGTCGGGGCAGACGCCTTTGTCTCGCCTGCGCCGAACGATGATCCCAAGATGCCCAGCTGGGGCGGCTCGAAGTTCCCGTTGTCGACCTATCTGGCCGGGCGCGTTCGTCAAATGATGCATGACGAGCGCGAATGGGGCGCCCTGCCCGGCGATGTGCAGGAGTGGCTGTCGTGGCAGAAGACCCGCTCAGCCATTCCATCGGAAGGCGAGATGCTGCTGGAGACCTTCCCGCGCGGGAAGCGATTCCACATGGTCTGCTATCCGTTCGACGGGCGTCTGGCGCACACGACCCTGGCCATGCTTCTGACCCGGCGTCTGGATCGCCTGGGCGTGGGCCCGCTGGGCTTTGTCTGCAACGACTACGCGCTGAACCTCTGGTCGCTGCGTCCGATGGACGAGCTCGACCTGGATGAGCTGTTCGCCCAGGACATGCTGGGCGATGACCTGGAGGCCTGGCTGGACGAGAGCTTCATGATGAAGCGATCGTTCAAGCACTGCGCCTTGATCGCCGGCCTGATCGAGCGTCGTCACCCCGGCGCCGAGAAGTCGGGCCGGCAAGTCACCTTCTCTACGGACCTGATCTACGACGTGCTGCGCAAACACCAACCTGACCACCTGATGCTGCGTTGCGCGCGGTTCGACGCCGCGACGGGTCTTCTCGACATCGCCCGCTTGGGCGACATGCTGACCCGGGTCAGAGGCCATATCCGACACGTGGCGCTCGATCGCGTGTCTCCCTTCGCTGTGCCGATGATGCTGGAGATCGGTCGCGAACGCGCGCCAGGCGACGCCGCCGGCGAAATGATCCTCGCCGAGGCCGAGGAAGACCTGATCGCCGAGGCGCGGCCATGA
- a CDS encoding tetratricopeptide repeat protein: MRPGWVIALVLVAFGPAGAAWGEDWRPRVDCDAVERASLQGDTSFYVDLAICHLRGEGREPDVAQGLVWLRKAVALGDTDAMVELGNLYLLGAEGLAANTRDAVALYVRAARRGDPNAMFNLAVIHRGDHGLPENPRLARAWYIRSAEAGSATGAFGAGVALMTGYGGRADTRRGVLWLRRAIEMGSPEAMNELGRLHAEGTGVPPDPAKAIDFYRAAAWNDLPDAMYRLGAAHYNGQLTAKNYIEAMRWFQLAAERGDHDAWFALGLMCETGRGIPADPDLALEMYRRAADSADPALREKSQRAIDRLQGLAEDDEEPVD, encoded by the coding sequence ATGCGTCCGGGATGGGTGATCGCGCTGGTGCTCGTGGCCTTCGGGCCCGCCGGCGCGGCATGGGGCGAGGATTGGCGACCCCGGGTCGACTGCGACGCCGTCGAGCGTGCTTCCCTGCAGGGCGATACGTCCTTCTATGTCGACTTGGCCATCTGTCATCTGCGGGGCGAGGGGCGTGAGCCGGATGTCGCCCAAGGTCTCGTCTGGCTGCGAAAGGCTGTGGCGCTGGGCGACACCGACGCGATGGTCGAGCTGGGTAACCTCTATCTGCTCGGCGCTGAAGGGCTTGCGGCCAACACCCGCGACGCCGTGGCGCTCTATGTGCGCGCCGCGCGGCGGGGTGATCCGAACGCGATGTTCAACCTCGCCGTCATCCATCGTGGCGATCACGGCCTGCCCGAGAACCCTCGCCTCGCGCGGGCTTGGTATATCCGGTCGGCGGAAGCGGGATCCGCCACGGGCGCGTTTGGCGCCGGCGTGGCCTTGATGACGGGGTACGGCGGGCGCGCGGATACAAGGCGGGGCGTGCTCTGGCTGCGGCGGGCCATCGAGATGGGCTCGCCCGAGGCGATGAACGAGCTGGGTCGTCTGCACGCCGAAGGAACCGGCGTTCCGCCAGACCCGGCCAAGGCGATAGATTTCTATCGGGCCGCCGCGTGGAACGATCTGCCGGACGCGATGTATCGGCTGGGCGCTGCGCACTACAATGGGCAGCTGACGGCCAAGAACTACATCGAGGCGATGCGCTGGTTTCAGCTTGCCGCCGAGCGTGGCGATCATGACGCCTGGTTTGCGCTGGGGCTGATGTGCGAGACCGGCCGAGGCATCCCGGCCGATCCGGACCTGGCGCTGGAGATGTACCGCCGCGCGGCCGACAGCGCCGATCCTGCCTTGCGCGAAAAGTCTCAGAGGGCGATCGACCGCCTCCAGGGTCTTGCCGAGGACGATGAAGAGCCCGTGGACTGA